One Pyxicephalus adspersus chromosome 3, UCB_Pads_2.0, whole genome shotgun sequence genomic window carries:
- the PLPPR1 gene encoding phospholipid phosphatase-related protein type 1 isoform X3: MALENNTHRSYSIIPCFIFVELVIMAGTVLLAYYFECTDTFQVHIQGFFCQDGNLMKPYPGTEDESFISPLVLYCVLAATPTAIIFIGEVATYFIKSTRENLIVQEKMILTGECCYLNPLIRRIIRFIGVFAFGLFATDIFVNAGQVVTGNLTPYFLTVCKPNYTGIDCVAHHQFMSNGNICTGDPELIETARRSFPSKHAALSIYSALYTTMYITSTIKTKSSRLAKPVLCLGTLCSAFLTGLNRVSEYRNHCVDVIGGFILGTAVAIFLGLCVVHNFKGTHGTPSKSKSEDTRGMPLMAFPRVESPLETLSAQNHSSSMTEVT, from the exons CTCGTGATTATGGCTGGCACTGTTCTGCTTGCTTACTACTTTGAGTGTACGGATACCTTTCAAGTACACATTCAAGGCTTCTTCTGCCAAGATGGAAATCTAATGAAACCATACCCAGGGACTGAGGATGAAAGTTTCATTTCCCCTCTGGTGCTGTACTGTGTGCTGGCTGCAACACCAACAGCTATT atTTTTATTGGTGAGGTAGCTACTTATTTCATTAAGTCTACAAGAGAAAACCTGATCGTTCAAGAGAAAATGATTCTGACTGGGGAGTGTTGTTACTTGAACCCATTAATCAGAAGAATCATACGATTTATTG GAGTTTTTGCGTTTGGCTTATTTGCAACGGACATTTTTGTAAACGCTGGTCAAGTAGTAACAGGCAACCTAACTCCATATTTCTTGACTGTGTGTAAACCGAACTATACTGGAATAGACTGTGTTGCTCACCATCAGTTTATGAGCAATGGGAACATCTGTACTGGTGACCCAGAACTGATAGAGACGGCCAGGAGGTCATTTCCTTCGAAACATGCTGCTTTAAGTATCTACTCTGCGCTTTATACAACA atGTATATCACAAGCACAATTAAGACAAAAAGCAGCAGACTTGCAAAACCTGTTCTTTGCCTGGGAACTTTGTGTTCTGCCTTCCTTACCGGACTGAACCGTGTATCAGAATACAGAAACCACTGCGTTGATGTTATTGGTGGCTTCATTTTGGGGACAGCTGTGGctatatttttg GGTTTGTGTGTTGTCCACAACTTTAAAGGAACACATGGAACTCCCTCTAAATCGAAGTCTGAGGACACAAGGGGAATGCCTCTGATGGCTTTTCCGAGAGTTGAAAGTCCCCTGGAGACTTTGAGTGCTCAG AATCACTCCTCATCAATGACTGAAGTCACCTGA
- the PLPPR1 gene encoding phospholipid phosphatase-related protein type 1 isoform X1, whose protein sequence is MALENNTHRSYSIIPCFIFVELVIMAGTVLLAYYFECTDTFQVHIQGFFCQDGNLMKPYPGTEDESFISPLVLYCVLAATPTAIIFIGEVATYFIKSTRENLIVQEKMILTGECCYLNPLIRRIIRFIGVFAFGLFATDIFVNAGQVVTGNLTPYFLTVCKPNYTGIDCVAHHQFMSNGNICTGDPELIETARRSFPSKHAALSIYSALYTTMYITSTIKTKSSRLAKPVLCLGTLCSAFLTGLNRVSEYRNHCVDVIGGFILGTAVAIFLGLCVVHNFKGTHGTPSKSKSEDTRGMPLMAFPRVESPLETLSAQQRWMQTQGQAMLLETGFISVKNHSSSMTEVT, encoded by the exons CTCGTGATTATGGCTGGCACTGTTCTGCTTGCTTACTACTTTGAGTGTACGGATACCTTTCAAGTACACATTCAAGGCTTCTTCTGCCAAGATGGAAATCTAATGAAACCATACCCAGGGACTGAGGATGAAAGTTTCATTTCCCCTCTGGTGCTGTACTGTGTGCTGGCTGCAACACCAACAGCTATT atTTTTATTGGTGAGGTAGCTACTTATTTCATTAAGTCTACAAGAGAAAACCTGATCGTTCAAGAGAAAATGATTCTGACTGGGGAGTGTTGTTACTTGAACCCATTAATCAGAAGAATCATACGATTTATTG GAGTTTTTGCGTTTGGCTTATTTGCAACGGACATTTTTGTAAACGCTGGTCAAGTAGTAACAGGCAACCTAACTCCATATTTCTTGACTGTGTGTAAACCGAACTATACTGGAATAGACTGTGTTGCTCACCATCAGTTTATGAGCAATGGGAACATCTGTACTGGTGACCCAGAACTGATAGAGACGGCCAGGAGGTCATTTCCTTCGAAACATGCTGCTTTAAGTATCTACTCTGCGCTTTATACAACA atGTATATCACAAGCACAATTAAGACAAAAAGCAGCAGACTTGCAAAACCTGTTCTTTGCCTGGGAACTTTGTGTTCTGCCTTCCTTACCGGACTGAACCGTGTATCAGAATACAGAAACCACTGCGTTGATGTTATTGGTGGCTTCATTTTGGGGACAGCTGTGGctatatttttg GGTTTGTGTGTTGTCCACAACTTTAAAGGAACACATGGAACTCCCTCTAAATCGAAGTCTGAGGACACAAGGGGAATGCCTCTGATGGCTTTTCCGAGAGTTGAAAGTCCCCTGGAGACTTTGAGTGCTCAG CAAAGATGGATGCAAACACAGGGCCAGGCCATGCTGCTGGAAACAGGATTTATCTCAGTAAAG AATCACTCCTCATCAATGACTGAAGTCACCTGA
- the PLPPR1 gene encoding phospholipid phosphatase-related protein type 1 isoform X2: protein MLYFQLVIMAGTVLLAYYFECTDTFQVHIQGFFCQDGNLMKPYPGTEDESFISPLVLYCVLAATPTAIIFIGEVATYFIKSTRENLIVQEKMILTGECCYLNPLIRRIIRFIGVFAFGLFATDIFVNAGQVVTGNLTPYFLTVCKPNYTGIDCVAHHQFMSNGNICTGDPELIETARRSFPSKHAALSIYSALYTTMYITSTIKTKSSRLAKPVLCLGTLCSAFLTGLNRVSEYRNHCVDVIGGFILGTAVAIFLGLCVVHNFKGTHGTPSKSKSEDTRGMPLMAFPRVESPLETLSAQQRWMQTQGQAMLLETGFISVKNHSSSMTEVT from the exons ATGCTTTATTTTCAGCTCGTGATTATGGCTGGCACTGTTCTGCTTGCTTACTACTTTGAGTGTACGGATACCTTTCAAGTACACATTCAAGGCTTCTTCTGCCAAGATGGAAATCTAATGAAACCATACCCAGGGACTGAGGATGAAAGTTTCATTTCCCCTCTGGTGCTGTACTGTGTGCTGGCTGCAACACCAACAGCTATT atTTTTATTGGTGAGGTAGCTACTTATTTCATTAAGTCTACAAGAGAAAACCTGATCGTTCAAGAGAAAATGATTCTGACTGGGGAGTGTTGTTACTTGAACCCATTAATCAGAAGAATCATACGATTTATTG GAGTTTTTGCGTTTGGCTTATTTGCAACGGACATTTTTGTAAACGCTGGTCAAGTAGTAACAGGCAACCTAACTCCATATTTCTTGACTGTGTGTAAACCGAACTATACTGGAATAGACTGTGTTGCTCACCATCAGTTTATGAGCAATGGGAACATCTGTACTGGTGACCCAGAACTGATAGAGACGGCCAGGAGGTCATTTCCTTCGAAACATGCTGCTTTAAGTATCTACTCTGCGCTTTATACAACA atGTATATCACAAGCACAATTAAGACAAAAAGCAGCAGACTTGCAAAACCTGTTCTTTGCCTGGGAACTTTGTGTTCTGCCTTCCTTACCGGACTGAACCGTGTATCAGAATACAGAAACCACTGCGTTGATGTTATTGGTGGCTTCATTTTGGGGACAGCTGTGGctatatttttg GGTTTGTGTGTTGTCCACAACTTTAAAGGAACACATGGAACTCCCTCTAAATCGAAGTCTGAGGACACAAGGGGAATGCCTCTGATGGCTTTTCCGAGAGTTGAAAGTCCCCTGGAGACTTTGAGTGCTCAG CAAAGATGGATGCAAACACAGGGCCAGGCCATGCTGCTGGAAACAGGATTTATCTCAGTAAAG AATCACTCCTCATCAATGACTGAAGTCACCTGA